From the genome of Tachypleus tridentatus isolate NWPU-2018 chromosome 6, ASM421037v1, whole genome shotgun sequence:
ATAATGTGGCCACGAAagtgttgttgtttggtttggaCTTAACGGTGTAGTGTGAAATACGGGGCTTGTCGGTACTTCCTTGTTTCACAAAGTATTGGACTTGAGGTACTTCATTTGTAATGATCTTAGTGTCTATGGTAACGTTCTGGCCTCGTATAATGGGACGAGGTGGAGTGAATTTAAATTCAGTCACTTGCAACAGGATCGTTcctattgaaaaaaatgtttagtttttttgtaaCTGCAGATAATGAAAATCTAGTAACTTAAAACACTATCGTTGAGTGAGTTTATCATTTGTtaagtgttttctttattttaaaaaatgacaatattttagtttataacactCTATTAGTAATTTTACTCCAATTTAAGAGTCATGCAGGGTAGCTACCGCAGTGATGTCCCCTGTTGGAATTATGAAGAAATAATTGTTGGAGTATGAGAAATGAATAGAGTCAAGAAAGAGTAAATAGTCATATATAGAGTAGAATTATCTAATGTATCTAGATATAGATTATATGGATCAAAGAATCCACTtatgatgtaaaaaataaatcagtCTTTAGATGTCTGAGAAATTCAAGATGGCTACCATGACATACAATAAAGTGTTCAAAGATTATTTTTGTGAGTCTTGTTCAAGCTGTCTATTTCTTTTGAATAGAactgtaataaatgttaaaattataaccaCAGGTCACTAATATACAGCTATTAACACAAGGAAAGTGTATCTTCTTATTTGCTGTTAGAATTACTTCGAAGGAGTAACTGCTCTATTTCCttattaatcattattaatttaccatGTGTAGCAGAGGAAACAGTTTTAACCATTTCAAggaaattaatattgtattataacCACTTGTATTGAAAATTCAGAGATACTCCATAACAGCAACAGGCTTATGATAGACAGACCTGATATTGGGGAAGCTGTTCAGGCTGATATCACAAGATATAGTACAACATGTTACCATACTACATAACGATATTAGTGTTGGACACTCACTGCTTCAGTTTACTTCAACATTATGGACTGTAAGAACTCGTGATGAGAGGCAGTGGAGGGGAAACTATATGGTACATACCTCTCAAGAGCATGTGTCACAAATTAGGaagaaagttttgtaatttatataaagtatGCCATAAGTTGCTGCACTAAAGTTAGCCCATCAGTCTATTTGAAAGAAAGTACTTTAGTGTTATGAAGGCTTTACTCACAAAATATAAGGAGTACTTGATACAGTTATTTACATATGGTGTTCACTACAGAGGAGTACTTGATACAGTTATTTACATGTGGTGTCCACTACAGAGGAATACTTGATACAGTTATTTACATGTGATGTCCACTACAGAAGAGTACTTGATACAGTTATTTACGTGTGGTGTCCCCTATGGAGAAATATTTGGCACAGTATTTAGAAGTGGTGTCAGCTGGTCTGGGACTGATATAAAATTAAGGGATATGGTATATTTTTCTAGCACATGAATATTTATATGGTTCACTAACATGTACATGTAGTGTTTCTCTGGTAAATAAGTTAACTAGACACTAAATTCATTGTGCTATTTGCTGTATAAGACGAGCTACAGTTATTTATCACTCAAAGAAGCTATCTTGAATTTCTCCcttattgaaatttaaaacaagaattctTTGGGCATAATAATGTTCAAAAGACACGTGTGAGTCAATTCTAAAGTCTATCGTTGTTCAGCCCGTTTAACTTCTTCCTGGTATTGGACTCCATGTTCTCAGCTTCCTTGAAAAAGGGTCTCCATCTGTCGTTGGTTTAATCTTTATCAATCGTAATAAcatctttaagttttaaatataattttcaaaaataatacaagCTGTAACTGGTGTTTCTGGTCATGGCTCCTGTCTGTGTATTTCTCTGTACTATATCTTCAAGTGCAATAAAACCACCAGTCATGATGAAAGAAGAAGACATTCAGAGCCAACACCTTCACATCCTCTCCACGAAAAGAAAAATAACCACAACTGAAAACAAATTTCCACGTATGGGGTTTAAAGAGAACGGCTTTTCCTGAGCAGCCTTGTTGGTAAGAGCAGGTAACTGTTTTCTCTTCCTTCCAACAAAATTCCCGCCACTTTAAGTATTTTGTTATCTTCATATACCACTCGTTTGGAATTCCCAATGGAACAACAAAAGGTTTAGAGACAGTTTGAATGGGCagtgaaaataaaacacatacaagAACAAGCAATGTACGTATACGGTTTGAATATgtagtaaaaaatacaaatacaggaATAACCAATGTTTGTATACGGTTTGAAAGGGTAGCAAAACACAGATACAAGAATAACCAATGTTTGTATATGGTTTAAATAGGTAGCAAAACACAGATATAAGAATAACCAATGTTTGTATATGGTTTGAATTGTCAGCAAAACACAGATACAAGAGTAACCAATGTTTGTGTATGGTTTGAATAGGTAGCAAAACACAGATACAAGAATAACCAATGTTTGTATATGGTTTGAATAGGtagtaataaatacaagattaacaaatgtttaaagaCGGTTTGAATGGTTggtgaaaaataaacaagaataactaATGTTTGTAGATGGTTTGAATAGgtggtaataaatacaaatacaagattAACTGATGTTTAGAGACGGTTTGAATGGTTAGTGAAGTAtcctttattataaataaaagtaaattacgtTAGATTCAAAGTTAAGCACAGAGTTATACAATTGGCTCTTTGTGCTCTTCATATTAAAACCTGATTACTAGCGTTGGAAGTTCACATACTTGTCACTGAGGAACTATAAATAACATAACTACGATTTTTGAACAAACGTTTaccgttataatgttattttttaatacatattgaatttcattaaaaaaatagcaGAATATGCGGTTAAACAAGTGGTAATGAGTTGAAAAATGTCTCATATGTAGATGTATGAAACCTTATTACTTTCTTGACTCACCATTAGTTTTCTTTCCATGAGTTCTGTTAGACGATTCGAGATCAAATGGAAGTGTCTCGTCTTCTGAATCCAATCCGTTTAATAGCGTGCCTAACTCGTTATCTCCTGTACCATGAACAAAGGTTGTTATAAAGCAAACTATCCCTGCCAGTACAAAATatggtttgttgtttgtttgtttttttgaactttcgcacaaagctactcgagggctatctctgctagccgtccctaatttagcagtgtaagactagagggaaggcagctagtcatcaccacccaccgccaactcctgagctactcttttaccaacgaataatgggattgaccgtaacattataacgtcctcacgactgaaagggagaacatgtttggtataacagggattcgaactcgcaaccctcggactATGAGTActgtaaaaagtgttaattaaAACCAGAGATTTaccttaataattattattatatcaacaatcTTCCATATAGCCGTATTTTTCTGTTACTAGTTTTTATGAGGATTTAATGTAACAACTTTTCATATTAGTAgttagaacctgcgaccctcggattacgagtcgagtgctttaacctcctggccatgccgcgcctaCGCGTAGTAGTTAACCCTACTGACGTGCACATTTCTTTCCTCGATATGTGATACCAATACTCCAAGGTTTCTTTCCATGttaatgtaatatcgtaacaccTACGATTAATTTCTCTCTCAGTactgtaaaaagtaaatattaaaatcagaGATTTAccataataatgattattatatCAACAATCTTCCATATAACCGTATTTTTCTATTAATAGTTTTATGAGTGTTTAATGTAACAACTTTTCATATTAATAGTTATCGTACCAACGCttttagattttttaatattCGTTGGGCTCATACCATATTCAGTTATGACGGATAATATCGTTGAGTTATAATGAACTTGAGTTATGAAATTAAATACGATCGTACTATTCTAACTATGAACCaaattattctatatcttatattGTAACTTTAACTAGATTATTCTGTATCGTTATATTCTAACTTTAACCAGAATATTCCGTATCGCAATAATCTATTAACCAGATTATTTCGTATAGTTATATTCTAGCTTTAACCAGAATATTCCGTATCGCAATAATCTATTAACCAGATTATTCCGTATCGTTATATTCTATTAACCAGATTATTCCCTTTCAACATCGCGTGATGatgatatttttcaaacttttttctgaAGACTCAGTTCTAAATGTATGGTTTTAAAACGCTCACATCTGAGGCTCGATTCCTTACAATGGACAGACAACCGATTGTGTAACAGCAGTTGTCAATTATAATAAGTcgttatttttgtgtaaaattttcAAAAGAGTGTTTTATGTGAAAAGAAACCTGTCTACGAAAGAGACGAAGCTCGTCTTATGAAATAACCTATAGTTTTATTCATGTAATTGTGGACTAatctatttttgtatttattttgactttaaaaataggttagtttatattttttaataaacatggctGTTTTTCGCTAGTGAAATTCTGTGTGGCATTTTATAAACTATTTCGAATATTGGAATATGgtgctttgtttaaaaaaaacacaaaaaccttcGACTATGGATTCCCCACAGCAATTATTTACGTAATTATAAGAAGTGTGATTCTAATTTAACTGggtttttaaaatacaagaaaaactgttaatattaataagagCTCTTTATGAAACATTTCAAGTACCTTATTTAGTAATCGTTTACTTCTTACTACTAATAAATCTACAAAGTTTCACACGATAGATGTGGGCTCTTATGTATAATGTAAATACAGCTTTCCAGTGAACTTACCACTAAGTTCTCTTCCACTACTTCCTTATAATCCAGAAAGACTGTGCGTTTGGTACTTTTACAGTTACTGAACTTTTACTGGCTGTGAAATACATCTGTTCTTCTTACTACGTCGACAGTTCCAAAGTCTATAACACCTTTTGTAATCTACTATGTACATAACATATGACGACAACAGCGATGaagaatagttattttaaatagaacTTGTATGTATCTACATATAGTTCTTTGTAAAGTGGCTCACTCGCAAACtggtttttcttttacaaaatgaGTATTGTTACATGAACAGAACTTGTACagactgagtattattatatgagCATAACTTGTTGTACAGAATGAGTATTGTTACATGAACAGAACTTTTTGTGCAGAATGAGTATTGTTACATAAACAGAACTTGTTGTACAGAATGAGTATTGTTACATGAACAGAACTTGTACAGAATGAGTACTGTCACATGAACAGACCTTGTTGTACAGAATGAGTATTGTTACATGAACAGACCTTgttgtacagtttgtttgtttgttttttggaattttgcacaaagctactcgagggctatctgtgctagccgtccctaatttagcagtgtaagactagagggaaggcagctagtcatcaccacccaccgccaactcttgggctactcttttaccaacgaatagtgggattgaccgtcacattatacacccccacggctgggagggcgagcatgtttagcgcgacgcgggcgcgaatccgcgaccctcagattacgagtcgcacgccttacgcgcttggccatgccaggcttgtTGTACAGAATGAGTACTGTTGCATGAACAGATGAGGGTATACTGTTGTATAATCTTGGGCTCTTTTCCCCTTCTGGAATATCTTAAATCCTTGA
Proteins encoded in this window:
- the LOC143251712 gene encoding uncharacterized protein LOC143251712, which gives rise to MERNLGVLVSHIEERNVHVRTASRDSPRVALCESSKKQTNNKPYFVLAGIVCFITTFVHGTGDNELGTLLNGLDSEDETLPFDLESSNRTHGKKTNGTILLQVTEFKFTPPRPIIRGQNVTIDTKIITNEVPQVQYFVKQGSTDKPRISHYTVKSKPNNNTFVATLWLQDAAISFNVTIQVITSKMEVNKSTTVIVRGSLIGGFCVEDNSCDTKRSVCVNSICVCKAKEFFVAYLEDSSQACLKAADLNESCETDKQCITSNAICRPNICTCMDDFVSNSQKKCELKERKHKMAWWGVLLIVVAVTLVLVGILYIVYRLRKRRSNV